In Tripterygium wilfordii isolate XIE 37 chromosome 17, ASM1340144v1, whole genome shotgun sequence, the genomic window GTTGCAGAACAAAAAAGGAGATTCATTTACCTAAAAAATTcgattttgtaacaaaaaggACAACTGGTTTCTATATTCCAAGTTTCCAACTTCTGTTATTAGAGTTGAGATTCTAAGAATGCTGGCCTTTCATGTCTACGGAAGGGTTATGAGATGGGACCAGTACTGATACATAATGGAGAAGGAACAAGGAAGTGGATAAACTCTTATCTATCTATCTCCACATCAGACAGTACAGATGCTACATCATCATATAACCAAATAGTCTTTATCTGTCAACAAGAACCGGCCAAGAACATTGAAGAGTTCGCGCTCTAGGACTTTCGAGGAGTTGACATTCCATATTGAATCAATTGGAATGAAAAAGTATTCTGATTTGGAACATTATATTCTGATCTTAACTGTATGGTTATTCTGGTTCTCTCTAGGCTAGCTCGAAGAAATATCGTTCCTGCTAGTACTGACATTTTTTTAATCTGTGATGATGCTACTAGTCAGGACCAAAAGTTGTTTTGTGCTgctaataaattatgaattgtTTTGATTCCTACATGTTGTCGTACAGAAGATTTAAGTTGCAGATCATGATCTTGGTTGATATGTAGGAGAAGCAACTTGTTTCAGAGTCACTATCAAGCAAATCATCGGGAGGCATTTTTCTTATCCAAACACATATCTGAAGGaatttttctttctccctttCTCTTTATCCTTCATTTTATAGCTTTTTTAATGGATAAAACAATTGATCCACCTCCCCCACTATAAATAAGAGCTGATGAAATCACAAAGTCCACACAAGCCTCAGCAGTACTACTACTACAAACAATCCTTGTATCAGTCAGTCTGCAATCTCACATCAGCCTTTTGTTTCAGTTTCATAAGCATTCGAGcacgtttttagcaatttgaaatgGATAGGGTAAGAGAATTGGCAGCAATGAAGGCAGCAGTAATATTCACAAAGAGTTCATGTTTCATGTGCCACAGCATCAATACACTTTTTTACGACCTTGGTGCAAGCCCTGCTATTCATGAGCTTGATCGCGACCCTAGGGGGAAGGAAATGGAGCGCGCTCTACAATCGCTGGGGTGTAATCCCACAGTACCAGCTGTGTTCATAGGTGGAAGATTTGTAGGATCAGCAAGAGATGTTTTATCTCTTCACCTTGATGGGTCTTTGAAGCAGAAGCTCAAAGACGCAAATGCCATCTGGTTGTAATTAATTGCTGTTTTAGACTTCAGTTTTGCtgtatatttttagttttatgaACTATAATATGTGAAATTATTCCAATGCTTTGTTTCAACAGGAATTCTAACATGTGGAGAGGAATGATTgataaggaaaaaagaaagaattcccTGATATCCGTGCAGAATCttgtatgattttttaaagAATGATTTAAAAATAACTCATGACAGAACATATTTTCCTATCTGAGAATACTCAGCAAAGGTAAGCAACAGTACTATGTGATAAAGTTTCCAAGGCATTCACCGGATACCTGCACGATTGGTACAAAACATAATCGATCCATTGCTGCTGTAAGTTAACAGATTGTCTGCTACTAAGTGCTTATTACAGTAAGCCATGATTAGTTATCTAGCATAAAGGAGACAAAGTATGATGCTGTAAAAGCCTAAAAGGCCAAGAACCTTTGTGCAGTTGTTCATATCTCTACGTACATACATTGAACTTGCATATTAGCCCTTTATACATACCCTACATATTCATTACCGCGATTAATCATGATATAGAGAGTTGTGTTCAGATGCTCTTCACGAGTGACTGCAATGTAGAGAGCAGGAATACCATATATAAGCATATGGAGCCTCAAAGTGCTGGTGTCTGAGAGGGAGGGAATCCTGCAAGTTGGTGGGGGCAAATCTTTCAGAATCACAGCCACCGAAAGCCATCTCATTCGCAATCTTTCCCTGCAATGAGGATTCAAAGAAGGTGATTGTGAGAATCTGGTATATATTGAGTTACTTTTGTAGTATCGTGTCCATAAGTTCTGGAAAAGCAGAAGACgtgttcaaaattcaaagtacATGTTTGTCGTAAGAACACTTGTATTATCAGTCCTACCGTTCGATCACTGACTTCCATTCCTTCTAGGAAATAGTCCAGAGATCAAATGGTTATATTGGCTTATTATCACTGAAATAGTATGAATTGAGTAACATGGGAGCAGAAAATTTATATGCCAACAATTATTCAGTCCAAGGCAATACAATAGTCTCTATCTATGACAAAGCTACTTTATTAAAGCTCTTCATCTTTTAAATGTTCTTTGTTCAAACTACAGACCACTCCACCCTCAGCTGTCCCTATAAATTCACCAGCGATGTTAGCttaaaatattcaaacaaaCCTAAAGATTCATACCTTCCCTCCCTAACCCACTTTACATTTTTGTATCTCCGTTGGATCGAATTCACGTGAATTCGGTCTTACACATTCTGAATCAGGACACTTTGGAAGCATGGACAAGGTGAAGAGGGTTGCATCAGAGAAGGGTGTAGTGATATTCAGCAAGAGCTCATGCTGTCTTTCCTATGCTGTCAAAATTCTTTTCCAAGAACTTGGGGTGGACCCTTGTGTTTATGACATTGATCAGGAACCTGATGGCAGGGAAATGGAAAGGGCACTGGTTAGGTTGGGATGTAGTGCACCTATTCCTGCTGTTTTCATCGGTGGAACCCTTATAGGATCCACCAATGAAGTCATGTCCCTCCACCTAAGCGGGACTCTGGTTCAACTTCTGAGGCCATACCAGCAGTCTGTGTCTTAATATCCCAAATCCCACGTATCAAATTTGGAAGAATAACAAATATTGGCTCAAGTATCAGTAGTCTAGTGTGCTTAAATTGTTCTAATACTGTCTGTCTAGTCATCTGTTTCCTTTCAAGTAATGAAATTACCTTTATATGTCCATTCTGCTTCTTTATGTTTGATTAAGATGCAATCTACTGTTTTCCTTACTGACCCTGCAAGCAGTTTACTCCTTGTTGCAGCACAACAAACATAGTAATGTCTGATATTGGACTCAGAACTAAAAAAGAGCACCAGCATGCCTTCGACACCTACGTTTCATACCAAAAAAATTATCTGACCAAACCTTCTCCTAAACAAGAGAATGTAAAAATCCAGTTTAAGTTGCACTGGTGATTTGAAATCTCACATTGGTTAAGTATATTAAGGATATTGTTGAAAACCTTCAATAGTACGTAGAAAACAACATGTTACAATCACTTTGGGAAAGAAACTGTGTGTTTATCATCCCCATTTGGACTTACATTCCAGCAAACCTTGCGTCGCAGTAAAAGCCTAAAAGAAGCAGAATGATAGAATTCATTTCATGGGTCTTGGAAGGACCTAGCTATAGCAGAAAGTGGAAGAAAAACAGATTCACTgaaggattttttattttttttttacttctgcGGTCTCAAAACTCTAGACTTTCCTTCCCATCTTGCATGGCAAGTTGGCAACAAATGCAAAAAGTTATGAAGAAAAAGTTTCAACTTTTCTGTTGGATGCTGAGAACTCTATCTTTGGATAAAGATAGGAATTACATTCCCTCTGCACTTTCTGAGTGTGCGATGGTAGCGATCGCTGTTTACTGTCAAAGGCATAAAAATCTAGTTGAATTCTCTGTAAtctagcttcttcttcttctttttcctgttGCTTAGAACTGCATTGGCACTGAATCTTGGCTCACATTTGAGTTGAATGATTGGAGCCTTTTCTTCTCATTGTCTTGCTAATGCACTGCATTAGTCTGTGATTATCTTTTCCCATGCATGGAATATATACTTGGCTAGCCGGTTGGTCTGCAGAACCTTGCATTTGCACCCACTAGTTTAATTATGAGGTGCAACAAACAATACCCAGCACAATTTAGTTCCCTTCTTTCTGATGGAAAAAAACCAACTTGAAAATTTGCACTAGTTCTTAGATGAATTCAGAGATCCTATCAGCAATGGGCTTTGATTCAAGCCCATTAATCTTTAACTGCCTTTTTTGGGTTGTAAAAATATCGCATCTTGGGCCAAGGTGGAGCAGGGGACAATTGTGATCCAAGCCCATTAAGCGTTTAATCCCAGTGTGTTAAAATTTGGATTAAACCGGTCGTTCAATCAGTTGATCCGGTAATCGGCCGGTCAATTGGTATTGATCGGTTCAACCGGTTTAACCGTATACCAAATCCCTCacactaatatttttttttgatggggactatttgcactccccAAATTCTCATTGACACCACATTTTTCAAAACCACCAGACGTGTCTTTAACAAACTCGTTCACACCccatttccctctctcttctcatGTGCACCATCACCGGCCACCACTGCCACTGCTTATTTCGGCCACCGTTTCCGGCCACTGATCTATCGAAAAACTTCTCTCGACctcacgagcataacccaaccaacctcACCTCAAACCGTCGCCCTTAGCCTCCGGAATCATCCTTGGAAGCTCGCGATCATTGTGAAGAAAAAGCTCCAATTCGGCTGAATCCGAAGACAAAACgacgaaccaccaccaccaacgagtTCACCGGCCTAAGACAAACCCGACCCTGCTCTTGGCCAGCAAGAACTGACATCGAAATGCCCGACTAAAGTTCACCGGCCAGAGATTCAGGGTGGCTAAGGATCGCGTTTGGACTTTGAGGAAAATAGGGTGTCAATGAAAATCTGGGGAGTATAAATAGTCCCCGCCATTTTGTTTTCCCTACAAACGTTGTGGTAATTTAGTCATTGCATTGAAGGGGTACAATTCTTCTTCCGTGAAGTGGCTCGTTGTGAttggaaacaaaatttaatagagggggaaaataataaaaaatcaacCAGGACTGGTCCAACAAACCAAACGACGAAAGAATCAACAAAACGACACATCACGTCTGAAGTATATAAAAGCGAGCGAACTAATGAAAAAGCAACCACCCTTAAACCTCCTCAGTCTCTCGCTCGCAGAAAACCACTTTGTCTTTCTCTCATCTCCCGCTCAATCGTAACATACAAATTGCGGTTATCAATCTCTAATCAACTAGGGATTTAGGGTTTCATTGCTCTCTCGTCGGTGCCTTCTTGATCAGGTATCGTTCTGGAACTATCTTTTCAGTTTCTTTCTTAGCAATCGTATTTTCTTTGGGAGAAAAATGAACTTCCATtaccatgaaaaataaaaatattgttgaAGGCTCAATCGagtttgtgtttcttgctttctttCCGTATGAAGAATTTCAGATTAACAGTTTCAGTTCGATTGTGTCTTTATCGCGTACGTTTATGGATCATTCGAGTAGAACATGTTTGTGTTAACTTCAATTTAttcttgtgttttgttgattctGAGAACAATGTACGATTTTTTGTCAAGTATAGTGTACGAAGATTTGAGTAAAGATTTTTCAGAGTCTTGGTTTCTTTATGTGTTGCAGGAGCATTGGTGAGGGTATTGTGCTGGGAAGACGATTGGATCTTATGAATTGCTTACTTGATCGGAATGTTTCCCAAAGATTTGGTTCAGATGATTTCACAGCATTCAAATTTTCGCACAGATTGACAGAGGTTAGTATGAGAACGATTGGATATGCTATTAACTGTTCTCTATTGAGCCTCTTACTTTTCCTGAGAAATGTGCAGAAGAAATTTATGGTATAAGACAAAACTAGATAATTTTTCTCTATTTATTAGTCCTTTCTTTTCAAGAATTGTGTTCTTGTAGTTGAAAGAAACCCTATTCTAATAAGGTTTAGTTTTGCGTTTGTATTATTATttcaatttatattattttggttTCACTAATAAAATGGTGTTTAgtaagcttctttttttttttttccctaatggATTATTCTCAGGTTAAAAGAGTGAGACTAAATTCTTGGACTGGAACTCCATTCTTTAGTACAGTGTCGGTTTTGCAAGCTGGGCAAAATGGGTCAGTAATTTAGTATTATAGCTAGGATTCTCAGTCAGTCTCGCTTGTTTCGTCATAGAATGGGTAGTACGAGAAGAAGGGTAACAGTGGCTGAAGAAGAGGAGAATATTGACCTTGAAAAAGGGGAGAATGTCGAGATTAGGTTCCGAATTACGGATGGCGTTGATATAGGTCCTGGTGGTTATGCATCATCTCTGACTGTTGAGGCTCTTAAGCAACAACTTGTTGCTCTATGGCCTGAAGGTTTTTATATATCTCTAACCCTTATTCATTGCATCTATTCTATTATGAAATGCTTGATAATTCAGAGATTTTTCTTTAGATTTTTTACTTTGTGGCTGCTTTGAGGATCGATTTTCTTTGTATGCTATGGTCTCTGCTCTGTTCTTACATGAATTACCACTCATTTGCGGAATAAGAGTAGGGCACAATCATATGCTGGAAGTTTAAGGTTTTCTTGTATTCTCTCAGGCATGCTAACTATTGATATTTGATCAATACAGTGAGTTGATGTCAACTTCTTTTGCAGGACATTGAAATATTAACTCAATTAAAGATATTCTGGAATGTTTTGGTTTATATaatgaaattttgaaatatcAGAAGGGTAAACAGATGAATAACATTTGTGGTGTCCAGAGGTTGTTTTCGGCTCcataatttttgtttaaatagaATTAAGTACATTCATTCTGGTAAAAAGCATACCTTACGTTAAAATCCACCCAAATAATTGTTCTACTATCTAAAATTTGTTCTTAGTGCTTGAATTGGTCAGAACTCTGTAGGAACTAGTAGAAAGTTTGCAACTATGTTTTAAAGCACATGAATCAGTTACCAAAAAGTATATGAATGGTCATACTGCTCCTGTGAAGAAGTTATTATACgatttatgtatatgtgtttgttACGTATGCTTGCTGGGAATTAGTCGTGTCATACTGCCCGTTGACAATTTTATGGTTCTTTTTCATTTACAGGCACACCACGTACTCCGAACTCAGGAAATGATTTGAACCTTGTGTACAATGGCAAAATTATGGAGAATGGCATGACGGTGGctgattgcataaaaacttgtgtacgcCTTCCTGATGGGGTTATTACCATGCATGTGACCGTACGGACTCCAGCAGCTGAAATAGAGAGGGGTTGGTTCAGTTTCTCTTCCCTTATACTATCtgtcaaaaaatttatgtttcttttattttttgcttttaagTTGCACAGTCCCTGATGGTTGATAATTTCTTTGACCTCAATGAAAACATGCATATGTAACAAGGGGGCCAAAAATGCTTAATTGTGCTTTGATAACCCAAATAAAATAGGAGAATGTGAATTTACAAGCTAATAACTATTGAAGGCAATATTAGTATGTAAAATAAATTTCCATTTATGCTATCTTGTCTTGGATAAGTTTCATTTACTCTTATCTCATTCCCCTTTATCCATAAGAAGTAAATCAAATACCAGAACTGTGATATTAGTGAAGCTAAAACGTTTTGATTTGAATTTATAATTACTGAGAAATTGGGAGAAAGAGATAATGTATTCATCTGTATTCAATAATCCCTCAATCacaatttttactttttagaatttagaaatAATTCTCCCTTTAATTCATTTTC contains:
- the LOC119983116 gene encoding glutaredoxin-C11, with translation MDRVRELAAMKAAVIFTKSSCFMCHSINTLFYDLGASPAIHELDRDPRGKEMERALQSLGCNPTVPAVFIGGRFVGSARDVLSLHLDGSLKQKLKDANAIWL
- the LOC119983153 gene encoding monothiol glutaredoxin-S9-like, which encodes MDKVKRVASEKGVVIFSKSSCCLSYAVKILFQELGVDPCVYDIDQEPDGREMERALVRLGCSAPIPAVFIGGTLIGSTNEVMSLHLSGTLVQLLRPYQQSVS
- the LOC119983205 gene encoding membrane-anchored ubiquitin-fold protein 3-like — encoded protein: MGSTRRRVTVAEEEENIDLEKGENVEIRFRITDGVDIGPGGYASSLTVEALKQQLVALWPEGTPRTPNSGNDLNLVYNGKIMENGMTVADCIKTCVRLPDGVITMHVTVRTPAAEIERDRRELELLRLERCNCNII